The Rhodocytophaga rosea genome has a segment encoding these proteins:
- a CDS encoding amidohydrolase produces MENLRLTLIQSSLHWENPVANLAMFEEKIWQIKEQTDLIVLPEMFTTGFTMNAIALAEPMNLTTFKWMKQQAAQTGAVITGSYIVKEKEQYFNRLLWMRPDGSFEVYDKRHLFRMAEEHKMYTGGSKKIIPVLKGWRICPLICYDLRFPVWSRNTANGQALAYDCLIYVANWPQVRSHPWSTLLQARAMENLSYAVGVNRVGTDGKNIPYSGNSAVINPKGDVVFHEADKECIQTVILDAAELAAFRQKFPAYLDADSFEIG; encoded by the coding sequence ATGGAAAACCTACGCCTTACTCTTATACAATCCAGTCTGCATTGGGAAAACCCGGTAGCCAATCTGGCTATGTTCGAAGAGAAAATCTGGCAGATTAAGGAACAAACGGATCTGATTGTATTACCTGAAATGTTCACTACTGGCTTTACAATGAATGCAATTGCCTTAGCAGAGCCGATGAACCTGACTACTTTTAAATGGATGAAGCAGCAAGCCGCACAGACTGGCGCTGTAATTACCGGGAGTTATATTGTGAAGGAAAAAGAACAATACTTTAACCGGCTGCTTTGGATGCGTCCGGATGGTAGCTTTGAAGTATATGACAAACGTCACCTCTTCCGGATGGCCGAAGAACATAAAATGTATACCGGAGGCAGCAAAAAAATAATTCCGGTACTAAAAGGATGGCGTATATGTCCGCTCATTTGTTATGATCTGCGTTTTCCGGTCTGGAGCCGCAATACAGCTAATGGACAGGCTTTGGCCTATGATTGCCTGATATACGTCGCTAACTGGCCACAAGTTCGCAGCCATCCTTGGAGTACCTTATTGCAAGCCAGGGCAATGGAGAATTTAAGTTATGCTGTGGGAGTAAACCGGGTGGGTACAGATGGAAAAAATATTCCCTATAGTGGAAATTCAGCCGTAATTAATCCGAAAGGCGACGTCGTATTTCATGAAGCTGACAAGGAATGTATTCAGACGGTAATTCTTGATGCAGCTGAGTTAGCCGCTTTCCGGCAGAAGTTTCCGGCTTACCTGGATGCAGATAGCTTTGAAATTGGTTGA
- a CDS encoding alpha-2-macroglobulin family protein, translating to MKTLPLKHVWLICLLLFYACKSNKVEVSNRNFEEQVDLQQNLVFTFNNDLVADSLLNKWDSTAYLEFSPKVRGKFKWTENNELLFSPDPGFRPSTDYQATLTKAVLAQAAAVNESRLDLGENTTYKFHTPYLNLVDSDIYWAKNPNGSIEVRFNLSFNYTVNPMEVANLMRIQIAGKDVPFKSNSSVISEQIQVSATQPAGTSFDNQTATIIIREGLKCAQSDYVSKKPMELKKTIPGKDEFNIVQVTTEYEGENGFIQVYTNQTVESERLARYITLDPAIEVKVEPRDYGFIIKGDFKEGSYALTISKQLRGIFGGALPDDFSQVVVFGAMQPYIAFTSQKGLYLTSKGSKNIGVKIINMPKVRVQVYKIYENNIFPFMRSNGLYGNWYYEGDDYYESNIYIGDERDNQYGDIVLDKEIETKNLSKSGNAHLLNLDLDQVNDFKGIYAVKVSSIEDQWLYATKLVSISDIGFMVKETDNEITVFANSILTANPLEGVSINLISSNNQSVYSLTTDAKGVATFTDIKKKAPNFNIQMLTARHDQDFTFLLFNQNKVETSRYEVGGMRENPSGYQAFIYGDRDIYRPGETVNLNTLIRNPKWETVGDMPIKLKVLMPNGKEFTTLKGNLNEQSAFSTSFDLPASTVTGTYMAEVYTSNDILLSAKSISVEEFIPDRIKVNVTLNKPVLKIEEELEVTATALNLFGPPAVNRNYQMTFDLKRKAFAPKGFQDYSFAVTTNRTFESEEEEEMQRRGTRNNREITFKQELREGKTNEEGIIKETFTIPAQYKDLGMLTGSVFTTVFDESGRPVNRMNRMDVLTQDVFYGIKYVDSYVNTGQAVQVPLIALNKDEKPLSGIKAKVQVVKLNWQTALVRNSSGSYNYVSQRKEQFLEDKTITISGNNTLYSFVPRLSGEYEIRVMKPGTDSYVSQEFYAYGYGLTQNSSFEVDKEGQITIELDKAKYAVGDKAKILMKTPFAGKILLSVERNKVFDYIYLDTDKKSASYELEIKEEYLPNVYVTATLIKPMDDGTIPLTVAHGFAPLAVESADNHLPVEVVAAAQSGSKTKQTITVKSKPNTEVTIAVVDEGILQLKNYQSPDPYNYFFQKRALEVNSFDLYPRLFPELSGRSSVGGDGYDLARRVNPLTNKRVVLVSFWSGTLTTNGSGEVQYTVDIPQFSGDLRIMAVAYKDKSFGSASKNMKVADPVVISTSMPRFLSPDDKLQVPVTLSNTTNKATSAQVSIKTTGGLEVSSETQQSVDLPANSENQVQFTLNAAPAIGTGQVIVEVTALGKTYTDQTDITIRPVTSLLKTSGSGIAAAGTTTTINMATDFILATTQAKLVISKSPVAQFSDHLEYLLVYPYGCVEQTTSGAFPQLVLADLSTAISKNQAAAAFTSKSVRSIANTNVQEAIRRLQSMQLYNGALSYWPEGGSESWWGTVYAAHFMIEAKKAGFQVNDQVLDRIFAYLEQQVKLKKAEEYFYYDGSNARLSKKIAPKEVAYSLYILALGGNADIATMNYYKSNKNLLAIDSKYLLGTTYQLLGDNASYRSLIPSSFSGERSVNAFGGSFYSYIRDEALSLNALIETDPKNTQIPIMAKHLSEQLKGQKYLNTQERAFALLALGKLAKKVNATDVKAEVKSGNTTLATFTGEDVVLTKSVVNKSVNIQPSGNGSLYYFWQAEGLSATGQAKEEDSYLQVRKTFYNRFGQTISGNSFRQNDLVVVKITLASTDGSSVENVVITDMLPAGFEIENPRISDLPEMSWASNAAVADHFDIRDDRINLFATATAQPQTFYYVVRAVSKGTFKMGPVSADAMYNGEYHSLHGAGEIQVAERDGDGM from the coding sequence ATGAAAACGTTGCCTCTTAAACATGTATGGCTGATTTGCCTGCTGCTTTTTTATGCTTGTAAAAGCAATAAGGTGGAAGTCAGTAACCGCAATTTTGAAGAACAGGTAGATCTCCAGCAGAACCTGGTATTTACCTTCAACAATGATTTGGTCGCCGATTCTCTGCTCAACAAGTGGGACAGCACAGCTTACCTTGAATTTTCACCAAAAGTCCGTGGCAAGTTTAAATGGACCGAAAACAATGAACTCCTTTTTTCTCCTGATCCAGGTTTCCGTCCTAGTACTGATTACCAGGCTACTCTCACCAAAGCCGTTCTGGCACAAGCCGCTGCTGTAAATGAAAGCCGCCTCGACCTGGGCGAAAATACAACCTATAAATTTCATACGCCTTACCTGAATCTGGTAGACAGCGATATTTATTGGGCAAAAAATCCCAATGGCTCCATTGAAGTGCGGTTTAATCTGAGTTTCAATTATACCGTAAATCCTATGGAAGTAGCTAACCTGATGCGCATTCAGATTGCTGGAAAAGATGTTCCTTTCAAATCCAATAGTTCAGTTATATCAGAGCAGATACAGGTAAGCGCCACCCAGCCAGCCGGTACTTCCTTCGACAATCAAACGGCTACTATTATCATCCGCGAAGGTTTAAAGTGTGCGCAGAGCGATTATGTGAGTAAAAAACCGATGGAATTGAAGAAAACGATTCCTGGAAAAGATGAATTTAATATTGTTCAGGTAACCACGGAATATGAAGGCGAAAACGGCTTTATCCAGGTATACACCAACCAGACCGTAGAAAGCGAACGCCTTGCCCGGTATATCACGCTCGACCCGGCCATTGAAGTGAAAGTAGAACCCCGTGATTATGGCTTTATCATTAAAGGGGATTTTAAGGAAGGAAGCTATGCCTTAACCATTTCCAAACAGCTCCGAGGCATTTTTGGCGGTGCCTTACCAGATGATTTCAGCCAGGTAGTGGTGTTTGGTGCCATGCAGCCTTATATCGCATTTACCTCTCAGAAAGGCTTGTACCTGACCAGCAAAGGAAGCAAAAATATAGGTGTAAAAATTATCAATATGCCAAAAGTACGGGTGCAGGTGTATAAAATTTATGAGAACAATATTTTCCCCTTTATGCGCAGCAATGGCCTGTATGGCAACTGGTATTATGAAGGAGACGACTATTATGAGTCTAACATTTACATCGGCGATGAACGCGACAATCAATATGGAGATATTGTATTAGATAAAGAAATTGAAACCAAGAATCTGAGTAAGTCTGGAAATGCGCATCTGCTGAATCTGGATTTAGATCAGGTAAACGATTTTAAAGGGATTTATGCAGTAAAAGTGAGTTCTATCGAAGACCAGTGGCTGTATGCGACCAAGCTGGTTTCTATTTCGGATATCGGCTTTATGGTAAAAGAAACGGATAACGAAATCACAGTTTTTGCCAATTCCATTCTTACGGCCAATCCGCTGGAGGGTGTATCCATTAACCTGATCAGTTCTAATAACCAGTCAGTATATTCGCTTACCACTGATGCAAAAGGCGTAGCAACATTTACAGACATCAAAAAGAAAGCGCCGAATTTCAACATCCAGATGCTTACTGCCCGCCATGATCAGGATTTTACCTTCTTGCTCTTTAATCAGAACAAGGTAGAAACTTCCAGATATGAAGTAGGTGGTATGCGGGAGAATCCATCTGGTTACCAGGCTTTCATTTATGGCGATAGGGATATTTACCGTCCTGGCGAAACAGTGAATCTGAATACGCTGATCCGGAATCCGAAATGGGAAACGGTGGGTGATATGCCTATCAAACTAAAAGTATTGATGCCCAATGGAAAAGAGTTTACCACTTTGAAAGGAAACCTAAATGAACAAAGCGCCTTTTCCACTTCGTTTGATCTGCCAGCCAGTACGGTTACAGGCACTTACATGGCAGAAGTATATACCTCCAACGATATTCTGCTTAGTGCCAAATCTATTAGTGTGGAAGAGTTCATTCCAGACCGCATTAAGGTAAATGTAACGCTAAATAAACCTGTTCTTAAAATAGAGGAAGAACTGGAAGTTACGGCTACTGCGCTAAATCTGTTTGGCCCTCCGGCTGTGAACCGCAATTACCAGATGACCTTTGATTTGAAACGCAAAGCATTTGCTCCGAAAGGCTTCCAGGATTATTCTTTTGCCGTTACTACCAACCGTACATTTGAATCGGAAGAGGAAGAAGAAATGCAAAGAAGAGGAACCAGAAATAACCGGGAAATTACCTTTAAACAGGAATTACGGGAAGGCAAAACGAACGAAGAAGGTATCATTAAAGAGACATTTACCATTCCAGCTCAGTACAAGGACCTTGGCATGTTAACTGGCAGCGTATTCACCACCGTTTTCGATGAATCTGGCAGGCCAGTGAACCGCATGAACCGCATGGATGTGCTCACGCAGGATGTTTTCTATGGAATTAAATATGTGGATTCCTATGTAAATACTGGCCAGGCAGTGCAGGTTCCATTAATTGCCTTGAACAAGGATGAAAAGCCACTTTCTGGTATAAAAGCAAAAGTCCAGGTTGTGAAACTTAACTGGCAAACAGCTTTGGTGAGAAATAGCTCTGGTTCATATAATTATGTTTCTCAGCGGAAAGAACAATTTTTAGAAGATAAAACGATTACCATTTCTGGTAACAATACGCTGTATTCTTTTGTACCCCGTCTTTCTGGTGAGTATGAGATTAGGGTAATGAAACCAGGTACCGATTCGTATGTAAGCCAGGAATTCTATGCCTATGGATATGGCCTCACACAAAATTCTTCTTTTGAAGTTGACAAGGAAGGACAGATCACCATCGAACTTGACAAAGCCAAATATGCTGTGGGCGATAAGGCTAAAATCCTGATGAAAACTCCATTTGCCGGAAAAATTCTGCTTTCGGTAGAACGTAACAAAGTATTTGACTACATCTATCTCGATACTGATAAAAAATCGGCTTCGTATGAACTAGAGATTAAAGAAGAATACCTGCCAAATGTATATGTTACGGCTACGCTGATCAAACCAATGGATGATGGAACCATTCCGCTTACGGTAGCTCATGGATTTGCCCCGCTGGCTGTAGAATCAGCCGATAATCATTTGCCGGTGGAAGTTGTAGCGGCTGCTCAATCCGGTTCAAAAACCAAACAGACCATTACCGTAAAATCCAAACCGAATACAGAAGTAACCATTGCGGTAGTGGATGAAGGAATTCTGCAACTTAAAAATTACCAGTCTCCAGATCCTTATAACTATTTCTTCCAGAAACGGGCTTTAGAAGTTAATTCTTTCGACCTGTATCCCAGATTATTCCCGGAACTGTCTGGCCGCAGCAGTGTAGGTGGTGATGGCTACGATCTGGCCAGACGGGTAAATCCATTAACCAACAAACGTGTCGTCCTGGTATCCTTCTGGAGTGGAACGCTCACCACGAATGGAAGTGGTGAAGTACAATATACAGTAGATATTCCGCAGTTTTCTGGTGATTTACGTATTATGGCCGTCGCCTATAAGGATAAGTCTTTTGGTTCTGCCAGTAAGAATATGAAAGTAGCTGACCCGGTTGTGATCAGTACCTCTATGCCGAGATTCTTAAGTCCGGATGATAAATTGCAAGTGCCAGTTACGCTTTCCAATACAACAAATAAAGCTACTTCTGCGCAGGTAAGCATTAAAACTACCGGAGGATTGGAAGTAAGCAGCGAAACCCAGCAATCCGTAGATTTACCTGCCAACAGCGAAAATCAGGTTCAGTTTACCTTAAATGCTGCTCCGGCTATTGGTACAGGCCAGGTGATTGTGGAAGTTACAGCTCTGGGCAAAACCTATACCGACCAGACAGATATTACCATTCGTCCGGTTACGTCTTTGCTGAAAACAAGCGGTTCTGGCATTGCTGCAGCAGGTACAACTACTACCATAAATATGGCAACTGATTTTATTCTAGCTACCACCCAGGCTAAACTGGTAATTAGTAAATCGCCAGTGGCCCAGTTCAGCGATCATCTGGAATATTTGCTGGTATATCCGTATGGCTGTGTAGAGCAAACGACTTCGGGTGCTTTCCCTCAGCTTGTTCTGGCCGATTTAAGTACAGCGATTTCTAAAAACCAGGCAGCAGCGGCATTTACCAGCAAGAGTGTACGCAGTATTGCCAATACCAATGTGCAAGAAGCCATCCGCAGGTTACAATCCATGCAATTATATAACGGAGCGCTAAGCTACTGGCCGGAAGGTGGTTCTGAAAGCTGGTGGGGCACCGTATATGCGGCTCACTTTATGATTGAAGCAAAGAAAGCCGGTTTTCAGGTAAACGATCAGGTGCTTGACCGCATATTTGCCTATCTGGAGCAACAAGTGAAATTGAAAAAGGCGGAAGAATATTTCTATTATGACGGTTCAAATGCCCGTTTGTCTAAGAAGATCGCACCCAAAGAGGTAGCGTATTCCTTGTATATATTGGCTTTAGGTGGCAATGCAGACATTGCTACGATGAATTACTACAAATCGAATAAGAACCTGCTGGCGATTGATTCTAAGTATTTACTTGGAACAACCTATCAGTTGCTCGGAGATAACGCCAGTTACAGATCTCTGATTCCTTCGTCTTTTTCGGGCGAACGTTCGGTAAATGCATTTGGTGGAAGTTTCTATTCCTACATCCGGGATGAGGCGCTTTCTCTGAATGCGTTGATAGAAACCGATCCTAAGAATACGCAGATTCCGATTATGGCGAAACATTTGTCTGAGCAGTTGAAAGGACAAAAATACCTGAATACCCAGGAACGGGCGTTTGCACTGCTGGCTTTGGGTAAACTGGCCAAGAAAGTAAATGCTACTGATGTTAAAGCAGAGGTAAAATCTGGCAATACAACGCTGGCTACTTTCACGGGTGAAGATGTGGTGTTGACCAAGAGTGTGGTAAATAAATCGGTGAATATTCAGCCTTCCGGAAATGGCTCGCTGTATTATTTCTGGCAGGCAGAAGGGTTAAGTGCCACCGGGCAAGCCAAAGAAGAAGATAGTTATTTACAGGTTCGCAAAACCTTCTACAACCGTTTTGGGCAAACAATTTCAGGTAATTCTTTCCGGCAAAATGACCTGGTGGTAGTAAAAATTACCCTAGCTTCCACGGATGGTTCTTCGGTAGAAAATGTGGTGATTACTGATATGCTGCCAGCCGGATTTGAAATAGAAAACCCCAGAATTTCTGATCTACCCGAAATGAGCTGGGCATCTAATGCAGCGGTTGCCGATCACTTCGACATACGTGACGACCGTATTAACCTGTTTGCAACTGCTACGGCTCAACCTCAGACCTTCTACTATGTAGTTCGGGCTGTTTCCAAAGGCACTTTCAAAATGGGGCCTGTGAGTGCCGATGCCATGTACAATGGCGAATATCATTCCTTGCATGGTGCTGGTGAAATACAAGTAGCTGAAAGAGACGGAGACGGAATGTAG
- a CDS encoding methionine aminotransferase, translating into MQKINTVAPSPAIEITSKLPTVGTTIFTVMTRMAAEYGAISLSQGAPDFPCSNELIDLITHYMKAGFNQYAPMEGLMALREQIALKTERCYGYAPDPLSEVTVVTGATEGLFAAITAVIHPGDEVIVLEPCYDSYIPAIELCGGKAIRISLESETYRIPWQQLANAINSRTRLLIINTPHNPTGTILRKEDIQQLAALLKDTQILLISDEVYEHIIFDGEPHYSVLREPELRERSFVMSSFGKTYHATGWKMGYCIAPAFLTRELRRVHQFLVFSTHTPTQYALADYLKKPETYEDLPAFFQKKRDMFRQMMSQTRFRLLPSEGSYFQLASYAHMTDEGDADYATRLTKEYGVATIPVSAFYKEGTDNKILRFCFAKKDETLEKAVERLAKV; encoded by the coding sequence ATGCAAAAAATAAATACAGTTGCTCCCTCCCCTGCTATAGAAATTACTTCTAAACTCCCTACAGTAGGCACTACTATCTTCACAGTTATGACCCGAATGGCGGCTGAATATGGAGCCATTAGTTTGTCACAGGGCGCACCTGATTTTCCCTGCTCCAATGAGTTGATAGATTTAATTACGCATTACATGAAAGCTGGTTTTAATCAGTATGCGCCGATGGAAGGATTGATGGCCTTGCGGGAACAAATTGCCTTAAAAACAGAACGTTGTTATGGCTATGCGCCAGATCCATTATCCGAAGTAACGGTAGTAACCGGAGCAACAGAAGGCTTGTTTGCAGCTATTACAGCTGTAATTCATCCGGGCGATGAGGTAATTGTACTTGAACCTTGTTACGATAGTTATATCCCGGCTATTGAGCTTTGCGGAGGCAAAGCTATCCGCATTTCTCTGGAATCAGAAACGTACCGGATTCCCTGGCAACAGCTGGCCAATGCTATTAATAGCCGTACCAGATTATTGATCATCAATACGCCACATAATCCGACAGGCACGATTCTCCGGAAAGAAGATATACAACAATTAGCTGCATTGCTGAAAGACACACAAATTTTACTAATTAGCGATGAGGTATATGAACATATTATTTTTGATGGTGAACCTCACTATAGTGTATTACGTGAACCTGAATTGCGGGAAAGAAGCTTTGTGATGTCATCGTTTGGAAAAACCTATCATGCCACCGGCTGGAAAATGGGCTATTGTATTGCGCCTGCTTTTTTAACCAGAGAACTCCGGCGGGTACATCAGTTTTTAGTCTTTTCTACCCACACACCCACTCAGTATGCCTTAGCCGATTATTTAAAAAAGCCTGAAACTTATGAAGACTTGCCAGCCTTTTTCCAGAAAAAACGGGACATGTTCCGGCAGATGATGTCTCAAACCAGGTTCCGCTTATTGCCCAGTGAAGGAAGTTATTTTCAGTTAGCCTCCTATGCCCACATGACAGATGAAGGAGATGCTGATTATGCCACCAGGTTAACCAAAGAATATGGCGTAGCTACCATTCCGGTGTCAGCCTTTTATAAAGAAGGAACAGACAATAAAATCCTGCGTTTTTGCTTTGCTAAAAAGGATGAAACCTTAGAAAAAGCCGTAGAAAGGCTGGCAAAAGTATAG
- a CDS encoding cystathionine gamma-synthase: MKFGTKAIHAGVHPDPTTGAIMTPIYQTSTYVQASPGKHKGYEYSRTQNPTRNALQDNIAALENGKHGLCFASGLGATDAVLKLLKPGDEVITGNDLYGGTYRIFTKIFQNFGIKFHFIGMDEVNTIENHITPQTKLVWIETPTNPLLNIIDIAGVAAITKKHKLWLAVDNTFASPYLQNPLDLGADIVMHSVTKYLAGHSDVVMGALVVNDDELAQRLAFIQNASGAVTGPQDSFLVLRGIKTLHVRMQRHCENGRAIAQYLASHPKVSQVWWPGFESHPNHAIAKAQMRDFGGMVSFTLKGDSLQDAIQMMEKVKVFSLAESLGGVESLCTHPATMTHASIPKAEREKAGLKDTLVRLSVGIEDAEDLIEDLKQAIG, translated from the coding sequence ATGAAATTTGGAACCAAAGCTATACATGCAGGCGTTCATCCTGACCCCACTACCGGTGCTATTATGACACCGATTTACCAGACTTCTACTTATGTACAGGCATCGCCAGGAAAGCACAAAGGCTATGAATATTCCCGTACACAAAATCCAACCAGAAATGCCTTGCAAGACAATATTGCAGCCCTCGAAAATGGTAAACATGGCTTGTGTTTCGCTTCTGGTCTTGGCGCCACGGATGCTGTACTCAAACTCTTAAAACCTGGCGATGAGGTAATTACCGGCAATGACTTGTATGGAGGGACGTACCGGATTTTTACAAAGATATTTCAGAACTTTGGCATTAAGTTTCATTTCATTGGCATGGATGAAGTGAACACGATTGAAAATCATATTACGCCCCAAACCAAACTGGTCTGGATAGAAACGCCTACTAATCCTCTGCTAAATATTATTGATATTGCCGGAGTGGCCGCCATTACCAAAAAACATAAGCTATGGCTGGCTGTGGATAATACATTCGCTTCCCCATATTTGCAAAATCCGCTTGACCTGGGGGCTGATATTGTGATGCATTCCGTGACCAAATATTTAGCCGGACACTCCGATGTGGTAATGGGCGCCCTGGTAGTAAATGATGACGAACTTGCCCAGCGATTAGCTTTTATTCAGAATGCCAGTGGTGCGGTTACTGGTCCTCAGGATAGTTTTTTGGTATTGCGGGGTATAAAAACGCTTCATGTGCGGATGCAGCGGCATTGCGAAAATGGCAGAGCAATTGCTCAATATCTGGCTTCTCATCCGAAAGTGAGCCAGGTATGGTGGCCAGGTTTTGAAAGCCATCCTAATCATGCTATTGCCAAAGCACAAATGCGGGATTTTGGCGGAATGGTTTCATTTACGCTAAAGGGCGATAGCCTGCAGGATGCCATACAGATGATGGAGAAGGTAAAAGTATTTTCATTGGCTGAATCCCTAGGCGGCGTAGAATCCTTATGCACGCATCCGGCTACTATGACTCATGCCAGCATTCCAAAAGCTGAACGGGAAAAAGCAGGTTTGAAAGATACACTGGTTCGTCTGAGTGTAGGAATTGAAGATGCTGAGGACTTGATTGAGGATTTAAAACAAGCGATAGGATAA
- a CDS encoding penicillin-binding protein 1A, whose protein sequence is MQNTTIHTTLEKVSSFIRTQWQAYRQWKQARGPQTTVELLWKVFAVCLFLGWFYFFSVEHNFLGLFGESPGLDKLQNPRIEMASELYTADGKLLAKYYRENRSPVPYEKISPVLINALVATEDIRFYDHSGIDAKSIAAAFADAVSGDGRGASTITQQLAKNLYKTREKESEGPLYKVPGLGTLVIKTKEWITAIKLERTYSKEEILTLYLNTVDFGSGAFGIKTAAKTFFNTSPDSLNMQQAATLVGLLKATTYYSPILNPENSIKRRNIVLAQMTKYNFIKPEVYDSVSKRPIEVKYTVERYQDGIANYYGNAITNYMDEWCKNNGLDLYTSGLKVYTTIDSRFQKLAEEAVSEQMQEMQNRFDSHWKGKSPWVDENDKEIPGFIEMVAKRTSYYKYLEERYKKNPDSIQILMNTPRKMNVFTWDGEKEVTMSPLDSIRHYKRFLHTGMMTMDPFTGHIKAWVGGINFKHFQYDHVRQGKRQPGSTFKPFVYTAAIDKGFSPCDRITDYRVTINYVENGEKKSWTPRNADWRYSGRNMTLRHALGRSINTVTAQLTEKVGKETVVEYAHRLGITSPIQAVPSVGLGSSDVSVYEMVGAYGTFINGGIWKEPIFVARVEDRYGNVVHQFNPRQNRAISQETAWLMLYMLKGGIEEPGGTSQNLWSYDVFGNGNEFAAKTGTTSNHSDGWFMGLTKDLVTGVWVGGDDRSIHFRTSALGEGSKTALPIYGKYMEKLYADKDLKVTKGRFPKPKIDITKKYYCPTIIQPKVDSLAVDSLGTANFIQVSDSTGTR, encoded by the coding sequence GTGCAGAATACAACTATACATACTACCTTAGAAAAAGTCTCCAGCTTTATTCGAACCCAATGGCAGGCTTACCGTCAGTGGAAACAGGCTCGTGGACCGCAAACAACAGTTGAGCTTCTGTGGAAAGTTTTCGCTGTATGTTTGTTTTTGGGCTGGTTCTACTTTTTTAGTGTAGAACATAATTTCTTAGGCCTGTTCGGCGAATCTCCAGGTCTGGATAAGCTTCAGAATCCTCGTATAGAAATGGCTTCTGAATTGTATACAGCTGATGGAAAACTTTTAGCTAAATACTATCGCGAAAACCGTTCACCGGTTCCTTACGAAAAAATTTCACCTGTACTGATCAATGCCCTGGTGGCTACAGAAGACATCCGGTTTTATGACCATTCTGGCATAGATGCAAAAAGTATTGCGGCTGCTTTTGCAGATGCCGTAAGTGGTGATGGGAGAGGAGCAAGTACCATTACCCAGCAGTTAGCCAAGAATTTATACAAAACCCGTGAAAAAGAATCAGAAGGACCTTTATATAAAGTGCCTGGCCTGGGTACACTGGTAATTAAAACAAAAGAATGGATTACGGCTATCAAACTGGAGCGCACGTATTCCAAAGAGGAAATCCTGACCTTATACCTGAATACGGTTGATTTTGGTAGTGGTGCCTTTGGGATTAAAACAGCGGCAAAAACTTTTTTCAATACAAGCCCGGATAGCCTGAATATGCAGCAAGCGGCAACCCTGGTAGGTCTGTTAAAAGCTACTACCTATTATAGTCCTATTCTAAATCCGGAAAATTCCATCAAACGCCGCAATATTGTATTGGCTCAGATGACTAAATACAATTTTATTAAGCCGGAAGTATATGATTCTGTGAGTAAACGGCCTATTGAAGTAAAATATACGGTAGAAAGGTATCAGGATGGGATTGCTAACTATTATGGAAATGCCATTACCAATTACATGGACGAATGGTGTAAAAATAACGGACTGGATTTGTATACTAGTGGGTTAAAAGTATATACAACCATTGATTCCCGTTTTCAAAAGCTTGCTGAAGAAGCTGTATCTGAGCAAATGCAGGAGATGCAGAACCGGTTCGATAGTCACTGGAAAGGAAAAAGTCCTTGGGTAGATGAAAATGACAAGGAGATTCCGGGTTTTATTGAAATGGTAGCCAAACGGACATCTTATTATAAATACCTGGAAGAAAGATATAAGAAAAACCCTGATTCCATTCAGATTTTGATGAATACACCCAGAAAAATGAATGTATTTACCTGGGATGGCGAGAAAGAAGTAACCATGAGTCCCCTGGATTCTATTCGTCATTACAAACGTTTTCTGCACACTGGCATGATGACCATGGACCCTTTTACTGGCCATATTAAAGCCTGGGTAGGTGGTATCAATTTCAAGCATTTTCAGTATGACCATGTAAGACAGGGAAAACGCCAGCCGGGTTCTACTTTCAAACCGTTTGTATATACCGCTGCTATTGACAAAGGATTCTCTCCCTGCGACCGCATTACCGATTACCGGGTAACCATTAACTATGTGGAGAATGGCGAGAAAAAATCGTGGACACCCCGCAATGCCGACTGGCGTTACAGCGGCCGGAATATGACCCTGCGTCATGCCTTAGGCCGCTCTATTAATACAGTTACCGCACAACTCACAGAGAAAGTAGGGAAAGAAACTGTAGTAGAATATGCCCACCGCTTAGGAATAACCAGTCCGATACAGGCAGTGCCTTCTGTTGGCCTGGGTTCCAGTGATGTTTCGGTGTATGAGATGGTAGGAGCCTATGGCACATTTATTAATGGGGGCATCTGGAAAGAACCAATATTTGTTGCCAGAGTCGAAGACCGTTATGGCAACGTAGTTCACCAGTTTAATCCAAGGCAGAACCGGGCAATAAGTCAGGAAACGGCATGGCTGATGTTATATATGTTGAAAGGCGGGATTGAAGAGCCAGGTGGCACTTCGCAGAATTTATGGTCGTATGATGTTTTCGGCAATGGAAATGAATTTGCAGCTAAAACCGGTACTACTTCCAATCATTCTGACGGATGGTTTATGGGCCTTACCAAAGACTTAGTAACTGGAGTATGGGTAGGCGGAGACGATCGCAGTATTCATTTTCGTACCTCTGCTTTGGGAGAAGGTTCTAAAACGGCCTTGCCCATTTATGGCAAGTATATGGAAAAATTATATGCGGATAAGGATTTAAAAGTGACAAAAGGCCGTTTCCCAAAACCTAAGATTGATATTACCAAAAAATATTATTGTCCTACTATTATTCAGCCTAAAGTAGATAGTTTAGCAGTTGATTCTCTGGGTACTGCCAATTTTATTCAGGTATCAGATAGCACAGGAACCAGGTAA